In Zobellia roscoffensis, the following are encoded in one genomic region:
- a CDS encoding RNA polymerase sigma factor, with protein METKNTGNVCEEQVFDTIFKANSKTVFNYIYYKFGNEEKAHDAVQEAFVKLWENCIKVSPEKAKSFVYTVANNLYLNVIKAEKVRLKYAEKTLKVTHESPEFLLEEEEFKQKLNRALDSLPENQRTTFLLNRIDGKKYAQIAEMEGVSVKAIEKRMHLALKSLREKIEGI; from the coding sequence TTGGAAACCAAAAATACAGGCAATGTTTGCGAAGAGCAAGTCTTTGATACAATTTTCAAAGCTAATTCTAAAACGGTTTTCAACTATATATATTATAAATTTGGCAATGAGGAAAAGGCACATGACGCTGTCCAAGAAGCTTTTGTAAAACTTTGGGAAAATTGCATCAAGGTTTCTCCCGAGAAAGCCAAGTCGTTTGTTTACACCGTAGCTAATAATCTGTACCTAAATGTGATAAAAGCGGAAAAGGTACGTTTAAAGTATGCGGAAAAGACACTTAAGGTTACCCATGAGTCACCAGAGTTCTTATTGGAAGAAGAGGAATTCAAGCAAAAATTGAACCGTGCTCTGGACAGTTTACCAGAAAACCAACGTACTACTTTTCTACTGAACCGTATAGATGGAAAGAAATATGCCCAGATAGCCGAAATGGAAGGCGTAAGCGTTAAGGCTATTGAAAAGAGAATGCATTTGGCATTAAAGTCGCTTAGGGAAAAGATTGAGGGGATATAA